The following is a genomic window from Hymenobacter sp. APR13.
TGACGGCCTGGCTGGCCCGGCCGGCGGCGGGCAGCGTCTGCGGCTTCTTCCGGGTCGGACAGTTTGCGCCGCCTGCCGCCGTGCTGGCCCCGCCCGCCCCGCGCTGGCGCCGCTGGGTGCTCACGTCATTGGCGCTGCTCAGCTTCAAGCCCCTGGTCAGCTCCTGCCAGACCACGGCCCAAACCACCACAGCCGGCCCCGCCCCCACCTCCCAGACCGACGCCCTCGCCGACGCCCCCACCGGCCAGGTGACCGTGCGCGGCCGCGTCCTCGACGACTCCACCGGCCTGGGCGTGCCCGGCGCCGAAATCTTCATCGGCGACACGCCTTACGGCGCTACCACCGATGAGCAGGGCAATTTCAGCTTCGTGATGCTGCAGAAGTGGGCCGCCGTGCAGAACGGCAGCGTGCAGCTGCGCGTGCAGGGCAGCCCGTTTGTGTTCGTGGCGCAGCAGATAGCCGTGGCCGTGTCGCCGGCCCCCGCGCCGCTCACGGTGCGCCTGAAGTCGATAGAAGGCCGCGGCCAGATCATGGGCCGGATTGCCCAGCACGACCCACCCCAGAAGCCCCCACTGAAGTAGCCCGCTGTTTGTGTGTGGCACGGACTGAAGTCCGTAGCCCGACTGCACCGGCCCGCCCGCGCCACCCAGACGAGCCGGCTGGCGCACCATATTCGGGCTACGGACTGAAGTCCGCGGCATACACACAGCTATCCAGACAAAAAAATTTGAACACGGCTGTGGAATCGGGCTGCGGGCAGCATCAGAGGGACAACCTTTCTGCTACCCGCCATGCCACAGCCGCTTCGCCTCTCCGTTCCGCAGCCCTGCTCCGAAAGCTGGGCCGCCATGACGCCCGCCGCCCAGGGCCGCCACTGCGCTGCCTGCGCCAAAGTCGTCATCGACTTCACTACCCTCAGCGACGCCGAGGTAGTGGCGCTGCTGCACCGCACCGCCGCCCCCTGCGGCCGTTTCCGCGAAGACCAGTTGCAGCGCGTGCTATGGCCCCTGGCTGAGCCAGCACCACGATGGCGCACCTGGCTGGCCGCAGCGGCGGCCGTGCTGGGCTTGCGGGAACTGGCGGCGGAGCAAAGCGTTGGGCAGCAGAAAGCGGCTATGCAAGGCAACACGCCCATGCCAGGCCACCAAAAGACGGGCCACCAGCAGCCGCTGTTTGCCGCAGCAGAGGCATTGGCCAAGCAGAACACTGTACGGGGCAGAGTCATCGACCAGGCCACGGGCGCCAGGTTACCCGGTGTTACGGTGCTGCTTCGGGGCACGACTGTTGGTGTTTCCACAAACTTCGATGGCTCTTTTGAGCTTGCGGTTCCGCTCACTTACCAGCAAGACACAACAGCCGTGGTCAGCTTTCATTCTATTGGCTACGAAACGCAGGCAGTGAGCCTACAGCAGCTTCGCCACCGAAACGTGTCAGTGGGTATGAAGACCGACGACTACATGCTGAGTGGTATCGTTGTGGTGGATGGCTATGCTACCCGTCAACTCAAACCCTGGCACCCGCAGGCGCTGTGGAACCGGCTGCGCAACGCTTTTCGGCGCTAGCCCCAAACCTTTCCGCCCCCAAAATCCTTATTCCGGGGTATGAAGAATTTGCTGCTTGCCACCTTATTTCTGGTTTTTGCCACCTCGGGCTGCGCCCTGAAGCCCACCAATAAGTACGACGTATTCACGGAGCGGGCCCAGCTGCCGCAGGAAGAAGCCGTGCACAAGCAGAACTCGCTGGAGTGGTGGTACTTCACGGGCCACCTGCGCGACGTGAAAACCGGCGAGCAGTTCGGCGTGGAGTACGTGTTCTTCCACTTCAACATCACCGGCAAGAAGGACTGGCAGATGGTGAACTTCGCCATCACCGACCCGCAAACCAAGCAGTTCCGCTACGACTACAAAGTGGAGCGCCTACCCAAGCTGCTCGATTCGGCGCTGCCGCTCAATCTGAGCATGGAGAAAAAAGACCAGCAATGGACATTGGTTGGCCAGGAAGAAGGCCGCTATAAGTTGCAAGCCCGTATGGCCAGCCACCGCGGCCACGCTATCAATCTGGTTACTGCACTTCACAAACCTGTGCTGCTGCACAGCGGCACGGGCTACGAAAACTACGGCGACGTGGCCAAGGCCGGCTACTACAGCTACCCGCGCCTGAGCACTACTGGCACGATTGAAGTAGACGGCAAAGTGCACGAAGTGACCGGCCACTTGTGGTATGACCGGCAGTGGAACTGTAACTCCGTCACCAACAAAGGCATTGGTTGGGACTGGTTTTCGCTGCAACTCGATGAGCCTGACAAGGACATGAAGGGTTTAGGAGGCTTTACGCACCACGAAATCATGACCTACCAATTGTTCGACCGCAACTCCAGCCGGGTAGTAAGCGGCGGCACATATAATGGCAGCCAGGCAGGCCAGGCCGTAGACCTTGAAGCCAAAGACTTCCAGCTTGATGTGCTCGAATACTGGACCAGCCCGCACTCCAAGCTACGCTATCCTAGCAAGTGGCGCCTACGCATTCCTAGTCAGCAATACGACCTCACCATCACGCCCCTCGTGCCCGACCAGGAGCTGACCCTCAAGCTGTTTGCCGGTATCAAGATGCGCTACTGGGAAGGCATGTGCAGCGTGGAAGGCACCCACAACGGCCAGCCCATAAGCGGCAATAGCTACGTGGAGCTAACGAACCGAGGCAAAGCTGGCAAAGACCCACTCACTCCGCAGCCTACCGCTACCACGGCCGCGCCGGCTGCGCGCTAGGCACCGCTGCCTACCCCTTCAGCACCACCCGGAAAGTGGTGCCGCGGCCCACTTCGCTCCATTTCACGAAAAGGCGGCCCTGGTGGTAGTTCTCGATGATGCGCTTGGCCAGGGCCAGCCCCAGGCCCCAGCCGCGCTTTTTGGTGGTATAGCCGGGCAGAAACACGTTGTCGATCTTGCTCTTCGGGATGCCTTTGCCGGTGTCGGTGATGTCGATGGCAATGCCGGTTTTGTCGCGGACGGGGCGGCGCAGGTGCAGCGTGATGCTGCCGCGGCCGTCCATGGCATCCACGGCGTTTTTGCAGATGTTCTCAATCACCCAGTCGAACAGCGGCACGTTCACCAGCGCCGGCGTGTCGGTGGGCAGGTCGGTCTTGATTTCAAACGTCACCTTCTTCGACACCCGGCTTTGCAGGTAGGAAATGGCGTTCTGGGTGGTGCGCAGGATGTTTTCGGGCTTGAGCACCGGTACCGAGCCGATGTTGCTGAACCGCTCCGTGATGATCTGCAGCCGCCGGATATCCTTGCTCAGCTCCTCCACAATGGGCTCGTCCTTGAACCGCTCACTCTCGCTCAGGTAGCTCTGCCAGGCCATCAGGCTGCTCAGGGGCGTGCCCAGCTGGTGCGCGGTTTCCTTGGCCAGGCCCACCCACACGCGGTTCTGCTCGGAACGGCGCGAGTAGCTGAACGCGAAGTAGGCAATGACGCCCAGGCAGGCAATCACGGCCAATTGCACCAGCGGATACGTGCGCAGCTGCGCCAGCAACACCGAATCCTTATAGTAAATGCGGTTGCGCAGCCCGGCGCCCAGCTCAATAATAATGGGGCGGTGCTGCTGCTCCATCACCGCAATTTCGCGCCGCAGGTACGCAATGGCCGCCTTCTCCGACTTGCCTTTGGGCACGGTCACGTTTTTGGCATCCACGATGTTGCCCTCGTCATCGGTGAGGATGATGGGAATGGTGGTGTTGGCGTTGATGATTTCCTCGAACACAAAGTTGGTGTTCGAGTCGACCTCGGAGTTGATGATGAAGCGCTGGGCCTTAGCGTAGAGCGCAATCTGCTGCTGC
Proteins encoded in this region:
- a CDS encoding carboxypeptidase regulatory-like domain-containing protein; translation: MAFSVPSPCPKAWADMMPTADGRHCGSCQHEVVDFSRMTEAEVTAWLARPAAGSVCGFFRVGQFAPPAAVLAPPAPRWRRWVLTSLALLSFKPLVSSCQTTAQTTTAGPAPTSQTDALADAPTGQVTVRGRVLDDSTGLGVPGAEIFIGDTPYGATTDEQGNFSFVMLQKWAAVQNGSVQLRVQGSPFVFVAQQIAVAVSPAPAPLTVRLKSIEGRGQIMGRIAQHDPPQKPPLK
- a CDS encoding carboxypeptidase-like regulatory domain-containing protein, which produces MPQPLRLSVPQPCSESWAAMTPAAQGRHCAACAKVVIDFTTLSDAEVVALLHRTAAPCGRFREDQLQRVLWPLAEPAPRWRTWLAAAAAVLGLRELAAEQSVGQQKAAMQGNTPMPGHQKTGHQQPLFAAAEALAKQNTVRGRVIDQATGARLPGVTVLLRGTTVGVSTNFDGSFELAVPLTYQQDTTAVVSFHSIGYETQAVSLQQLRHRNVSVGMKTDDYMLSGIVVVDGYATRQLKPWHPQALWNRLRNAFRR
- a CDS encoding lipocalin-like domain-containing protein — translated: MKNLLLATLFLVFATSGCALKPTNKYDVFTERAQLPQEEAVHKQNSLEWWYFTGHLRDVKTGEQFGVEYVFFHFNITGKKDWQMVNFAITDPQTKQFRYDYKVERLPKLLDSALPLNLSMEKKDQQWTLVGQEEGRYKLQARMASHRGHAINLVTALHKPVLLHSGTGYENYGDVAKAGYYSYPRLSTTGTIEVDGKVHEVTGHLWYDRQWNCNSVTNKGIGWDWFSLQLDEPDKDMKGLGGFTHHEIMTYQLFDRNSSRVVSGGTYNGSQAGQAVDLEAKDFQLDVLEYWTSPHSKLRYPSKWRLRIPSQQYDLTITPLVPDQELTLKLFAGIKMRYWEGMCSVEGTHNGQPISGNSYVELTNRGKAGKDPLTPQPTATTAAPAAR
- a CDS encoding ATP-binding protein, yielding MIAIYDQKSRIKLLIVAVALLIAAATVIYTNILVQRVSEREQQQIALYAKAQRFIINSEVDSNTNFVFEEIINANTTIPIILTDDEGNIVDAKNVTVPKGKSEKAAIAYLRREIAVMEQQHRPIIIELGAGLRNRIYYKDSVLLAQLRTYPLVQLAVIACLGVIAYFAFSYSRRSEQNRVWVGLAKETAHQLGTPLSSLMAWQSYLSESERFKDEPIVEELSKDIRRLQIITERFSNIGSVPVLKPENILRTTQNAISYLQSRVSKKVTFEIKTDLPTDTPALVNVPLFDWVIENICKNAVDAMDGRGSITLHLRRPVRDKTGIAIDITDTGKGIPKSKIDNVFLPGYTTKKRGWGLGLALAKRIIENYHQGRLFVKWSEVGRGTTFRVVLKG